A single genomic interval of Hydractinia symbiolongicarpus strain clone_291-10 chromosome 8, HSymV2.1, whole genome shotgun sequence harbors:
- the LOC130654152 gene encoding ubiquitin carboxyl-terminal hydrolase 19-like, whose amino-acid sequence MAIPYYELDQMKKDWYEKGPDDVNIHLYVRDVEEHDIIFEEKSVSVKFSTQHIAFLKQHAKGQRKKCSFTYVLKTRGDIDPGRCHFKLKAPFIELLLKKKIPVKWGSLERFDPDDLNESPKKEGKKKKQTNSPKNSPTKNSQLLGGKSTPLTKEGGQDGPTKVENQASSSTMEDKKNIKKATTITVSTSQSESLLGLTGLENYSNNCYMNVVIQILANIQETRDFFKNDHFLKEINSNNPLSSGGKVAKAFAEVIKALWSNRRHAIKPTALKSIMGKRCSLFLGWQQHDAQEFFASLLDNLHEDLNQYCYEKSSEKEKETGKQDGESCVNEKPDTAWSAHLKRNNSFIIKLFHGQLMSKLTCASCHKVSYSYDPCAQVSLPIPSNTNVLSVLLYTRDTCTPPLLITVPVSTPNAQVWHLVNLLQALTKIPSHLVALFEGYSDVCLDDRASLTSFQKQKYVVASEVSSKEESDVVSIPVFQYLLNKSAIVCCHLCGKLQNELQTSKLKRCTRCMAVAYCSHDCQTKDWSCHSKVCTKDLKMQVGLPFYIVLRKDSISYEAFEELLRERASFSVECCLSTPAEEDDNRKKDENTASANGGSDESENKQKMVNSIANCQFVIKMSSKTNVNDEACTLLNQENFSIDVIAKTTSIIMEWQNTPVEEGAATGDIRSKEVPTYNVIENASTPAVDEQCTLYDCLRLFLEPERLDETESWKCSKCKSLQAAKKEMAISSPPCLLLLHLKRFTYGQYGQKINKAVSYPLSNLDLSPFIAKETRNKIDYLPTYDLCGVITHRGTMRMGHYTCMVRLLNQSDQDEVGWRLFDDDYAIKIKNEKVISPDAYVLVYRLRGAQDVIKIDRYPLVANTSPASSMENMASTVKRKRADSVAGSGKSPGAERRSVSESTLNRIRRSTSVESAEEVDKKEGSNALPTELRRCASALPIETNKTESHDTRKGLLSGSLPDVTTNENDAQKNARLKHLSSSSDEFANALENLNNDSALCDSFEKLTVNADMEKSLGDIPCVDSEEFLECNNAFQVDEEIVEQKLAEDINENDLD is encoded by the exons aTGGCCATTCCATACTACGAGTTGGATCAGATGAAAAAGGACTGGTATGAAAAA ggtCCTGACGATGTGAACATACATTTGTATGTTCGTGATGTAGAAGAGCATGATATTATTTTTGAAGAGAAGAGTGTTTCTGTCAAGTTTTCTACACA GCACATTGCATTTTTAAAGCAGCATGCAAAAGGTCAACGAAAGAAGTGCTCTTTCACGTACGTCCTCAAAACAAG AGGAGATATCGATCCTGGGCGGTGTCATTTTAAATTGAAAGCACCATTTATTGAGTTGTTGTTAAAGAAGAAAATACCAGTTAAATGGGGAAGCCTGGAAAGATTTGATCCTGACG ATTTGAACGAATCGccaaaaaaagaaggaaaaaagaagaaacaaacaaactctCCCAAAAATTCTCCAACCAAAAATTCTCAACTTCTCGGTGGGAAATCCACACCGCTGACTAAGGAGGGTGGCCAGGATGGTCCAACAAAGGTTGAAAATCAAGCTTCATCATCTACGATGGAGGACAAGAAGAACATCAAGAAAGCAACAACGATAACAGTGTCAACGTCACAGTCTGAGTCGCTGCTCGGTCTGACGGGATTGGAGAATTATTCCAATAACTGCTATATGAATGTTGTCATTCAGATTCTAGCTAACATTCAAGAAACCAgagacttttttaaaa ATGACCACTTTCTAAAAGAAATAAACTCAAACAACCCATTAAGCTCTGGTGGCAAGGTGGCGAAAGCATTTGCTGAAGTTATAAAAGCTCTGTGGTCAAATCGAAGACATGCTATCAAACCTACAGCCCTTAAG agCATCATGGGTAAACGATGTTCTTTATTTCTTGGCTGGCAGCAACACGACGCTCAAGAGTTCTTCGCATCTCTTTTGGATAACCTACACGAG GATCTGAATCAGTATTGTTATGAAAAATCATccgagaaggagaaggagactGGTAAACAAGATGGCGAATCTTGCGTCAATGAAAAACCAGATACGGCGTGGTCAGCTCATCTCAAACGAAACAATTCATTTATTATTAAACTGTTTCATGGTCAGTTAATGTCCAAACTTACATGTGCTTCCTGCCACAAG GTATCGTATTCTTATGATCCATGTGCGCAAGTTTCTCTGCCCATTCCTTCAAATACGAACGTGTTAAGCGTGCTTCTTTACACGCGAGACACGTGCACGCCACCTTTACTTATAACAGTCCCCGTCTCCACGCCGAACGCGCAAGTTTGGCACCTCGTCAACCTGCTGCAAGCTCTTACCAAGATACCGTCGCATTTAGTTGCATTATTTGAAGGGTATTCCGATGTCTGTTTGGATGATCGAGCTTCCCTGACGtcgtttcaaaaacaaaaatacgtCGTGGCCTCGGAGGTGTCCTCAAAAGAAGAATCAGATGTCGTCTCGATTCCTGTGTTTCAATATTTACTGAACAAAAGTGCAATCGTTTGTTGCCATTTAtgtggtaaattacagaacgaGCTTCAGACAAGCAAATTGAAGCGCTGCACAAGGTGTATGGCTGTAGCGTATTGTAGTCACGATTGCCAAACAAAAGATTGGTCATGTCACAGCAAGGTTTGCACAAAGGACTTAAAAATGCAAGTAGGGCTGCCGTTTTATATAGTACTAAGAAAAGACTCAATCTCTTACGAGGCGTTTGAAGAACTGTTGCGCGAACGGGCGTCATTTTCAGTGGAATGTTGTTTGTCTACCCCTGCGGAGGAGGACGATAATAGAAAGAAGGATGAAAATACAGCTTCTGCAAATGGTGGTTCCGATGaaagtgaaaacaaacaaaaaatggttAACTCCATCGCAAATTGTCAATTTGTAATTAAAATGTCTTCGAAAACAAACGTCAACGACGAAGCATGTACACTGCTGAATCAAGAGAACTTCTCCATCGATGTTATCGCCAAAACTACCAGCATCATCATGGAATGGCAGAATACACCTGTGGAGGAGGGCGCCGCTACCGGTGATATTCGTTCGAAAGAAGTGCCAACGTATAACGTTATTGAGAATGCTTCAACTCCAGCGGTGGACGAGCAGTGCACGTTGTACGATTGTTTAAGATTGTTCCTGGAGCCTGAGCGCCTGGATGAGACAGAATCATG GAAATGTTCGAAATGCAAGAGTTTGCAGGCAGCAAAGAAAGAAATGGCGATCAGTTCTCCACCGTGTTTGCTTTTGTTACATTTGAAAAGGTTCACCTATGGCCAGTACGGACAAAAAATCAACAAAGCTGTTTCATATCCGCTGAG TAATCTCGATTTATCGCCTTTCATCGCGAAAGAAACTCGAAATAAAATTGACTACCTCCCTACCTACGACTTGTGCGGTGTAATCACACATCGAGGAACGATGAGAATGGGTCATTACACGTGTATGGTTCGTTTGTTGAATCAAAGTGATCAGGACGAAGTGG gtTGGCGCCTGTTTGATGATGATTATgcgattaaaattaaaaacgagAAAGTGATTTCTCCAGACGCGTACGTTTTGGTGTATCGTTTACGAGGAGCTCAAGATGTAATCAAGATCGATCGCTATCCTTTGGTCGCGAACACATCTCCAGCGTCGTCTATGGAAAATATGGCATCAACAGTGAAGCGCAAGCGGGCTGATTCTGTTGCAGGTTCAGGAAAATCACCTGGTGCGGAGAGACGAAGCGTTTCTGAATCTACCTTAAATCGTATTAGGAGAAGCACCAGTGTTGAATCAGCCGAGGAAGTGGATAAAAAAGAAGGCTCGAACGCACTGCCAACGGAGTTACGACGGTGCGCAAGCGCGTTGCCAATAGAAACTAATAAAACAGAATCACATGATACTCGGAAGGGGTTACTTTCGGGTTCATTGCCCGACGTTACAACTAACGAAAACGACGCGCAGAAAAACGCGCGTTTAAAACATTTATCTTCATCGTCTGACGAATTTGCGAATGCtttggaaaatttaaataacgacAGTGCGTTGTGTGATAGTTTTGAAAAACTAACTGTAAATGCTGACATGGAGAAAAGCCTTGGTGATATTCCTTGTGTCGACTCGGAAGAGTTTCTTGAATGTAATAATGCATTTCAAGTTGACGAGGAAATTGTTGAACAAAAATTAGCCGAGGATATCAACGAGAACGACTTggattga